AATCAGTTTGGTGATCGGTTCGCCAGTAGGTCAATCCAAGAACTCGATCTTGATGCCATAATCTGCAATGCGTGACAACAGGGATGAAGCCGGCAGATCCCGCTCCTGCCGCAGGAGACCTCGCGCGGTAGTCGTCCCGTCAACAAGACTTCTCAGCACCTCTGCCGCAGGAAAGCCGGTCGTCCTCATCATCGAGGTGAGCCCTGTCTTAGGATCGGTATAATCAACCAGCCGCGCTTCGCGCCTGACTGGATTGCCGTCCTGCAGTCCTGTAACCCAAATCTTCACCGCCGTCATGTCGGCGTCGCACCAGCCGATCTTTGCCTCAAGCAACCTTCCCATTAGTTCCCGCGGTGCAACGGATGCCTTACCTACGGTCAGCGGATCGGGAGCAAACAGCCCCAAGTCCTTCAAGAGTTTGATCTTACGCAAGTGACCCGGATAGCGAAGGGTCTTGTAGTCGAGCGCCTTGACTCGTCCGGCGAAGGTCTCGACCATCGTCGAACTTCCGCCTGAAGTGTGGAACGCTTCAAGAGTTCCGACCGGCGGCCCGAACCAAACTCGTTCCCATCCGGTAAGCGATTCGACCGATCTCGCCTCACCCTCTTCAATTACCTGTGCCGGTTCGTAGTATTCGTTTGCCAGACCCTCGGGCGAAAAGAGCAACTGATACTGCAGCGGTCCCTTAGGGTCCTGTGCAAGTCCGCCGACCCGGATATGAATCTCGTCGATCGCGTCAAATTCTGCGACGAGCCTTCCCACAATGATGTTGACCAAACCCGGTGCCAGGCCGCAATCGGGCACGACTCCGACACCGGCGGATCGGGCCGCATCGTCAAGGCGCATCTGGCGCTTGACAACGTCTGGGTTACCCCCCAGATCGACCCAATGAGCACCCTGCTCGATGGCAGCAACTGCTCCTTGCTCATGATACCGGTACGAAGCCGCACCGACGGCACCTGCCGCTCCGTTCATAAACCGCGCGAGAAGCGTGGCATCTCCGGCATCGCCCTCGACGAGAGTCAGGTGTGGGTAGTTTAGGAAGGACTGGAGTCTCTTCAGCGCTGCTGGATCGCGGTCGAGCAAGATAAGCGGGACTCCCGGCAACGCATCGATTAGATACCTTCCTATGGCGCGAGCCATCCCCCCCGCGCCGACAATCAGGATCGGTTTCAATTCACTTTCGCCACTTTAAAACCACTCCACCCAACGGCGGGAGCGTTAAGAGCAACGAGTCGGGCCGCCCGTGGAAAGGCTCACCAGTTGTATAGACCGCGCCGAGATTGCCCTGTCCCGAGCCGTAGTAGTAACTGCTGTCGCTGTTAAGGAGTTCGCTCCACTGCCCGCTATAAGGCACACCAACCCGATAGTCGTGCCTTAAGATCGGTGTCCAATTGAGAACGACGATTATACATTCGCGCCACTCGTGCGCCCAGCGAATGAACGAAATGGACGAACTATCCGCGTCGTTGCAGTCGATCCACTCGAATCCTGCCGGATCGGCGTCCCATTCGTATAGCGCCGGTTCGGCCCGGTAGATGCGATTCAGGTCGGCGACCAACTTCCAGATGCCATCGTGCGACGGGTACTGGAGCAGGTGCCAGTCGAGACTCGTCTCATGGTTCCACTCGCTCCAGGGAGCGATCTCACTCCCCATGAAGAGCAGTTTCTTACCGGGTTGGGTGTAAAGCGCAGTCAGGAGCAGCCTCAGGTTGGCAAACTTCTGCCAGAGGTCGCCCGGCATTTTGGCAAGCAGTGAGCCTTTCCCGTGCACCACTTCGTCGTGCGAGAGCGGCAGGATGAAGTTCTCATGGAAGGCATAGAGCATCCGGAAGGTCAAGGCGTTGTGATGGAATCGGCGGTGGATCGGGTCTCTTGTCGCGTAGTCGAGGATGTCGTGCATCCAGCCCATATCCCACTTGTAGCCAAAGCCGAGCCCGCCGACGTAGTTGGGGCGCGACACCATCGGCCAGGAGGTCGATTCTTCGGCGATCGTCTGAACGTCGGGGTATTCGGCGTAGATTTCGGCATTTAGACGTCTCAGGAAGTCGATCGCCTCAAGGTTCTCCCGACCCCCAAACGGGTTTGGCTCCCATTCACCGCTTTTGCGAGAGTAATCGAGATAAAGCATCGAGGCGACTGCATCGACCCGAAGGCCGTCGATATGAAACCGGTCGATCCAGTGCAGGGCGCTCGATATCAGGAAGCCGCGCACCTCGTTGCGGCCATAGTTAAAGATCGCGCTGTCCCAGTCCGGGTGAATGCCCTTGCGAGCGTCCGCATGCTCATAGAGGTGTGTTCCGTCAAACCTGTAGAGGCCATGTCCGTCCGCCGGAAAGTGCGACGGCACCCAGTCGAGGATCACCCCAATTCCTGCCTGATGAAGTCGGTCGATCAAGTGCATCAAATCTTCGGGGGTCCCGTAGCGGCTGGATGGAGCGTAGTAGCCGGTAGTCTGGTAGCCCCACGAGCCGTAAAACGGGTGCTCCGAGAGCGGCAGAAACTCAACGTGGGTGAAGCCAAGCGCTACTAAATACTCGGGCAGCCAACTGGCAGCTTCAAGAAAAGTAAGGGATCTATTGGATTCTTCAGGCACCCGTCTCCACGAACCGAAGTGAAGTTCGTAAATCGCTACTGGAGCGGCAAGTTGCGCCCGCCTGCCGCGCTCTTTCATCCACCCGGAATCTTTCCAGGTATAGTTCGACTCCCAAACTACCGATCCTGTCTTAGGAGGCGTTTCGTGATGTATGGCGCAGGGATCGGCCTTCTCAATCTGTTCGCCGGTGTGTCGGGAGCGGATGCCATACTTGTAAATCATACCCTGAACAATGCCCGGTATGAATCCTTCCCAGATGCCGGACTGTCCGTGAGGGAAGAGGGGGTGGCTGTCCCGGCTCCAGTAGTTGAAATCACCCATCACCGCGACGGCGTCGGCGTCGGGAGCCCAGACGGCAAACCGGCAGCCCGGGAGACCATCGACCGAGGTCAGGTGCGAACCTAACTTCTCACCGAGACGGTAGTGCGTTCCCTCATTAAACAGGTAGAGGTCATGGTCGGTCAGAGAGAAACGGGGATGGCTCTTTCCAATTTCGGGTCTCGACGATGCAGGAGTTGCCGGCGATTTTGTCCTGGCTTGTCTGGTCGTCCGAACTCCGGTCGAGCCGACCGCTGCCGCTTGGTCTGAATTCATATGACTTTCCTTGAGGGAGCGTGACTTGACAATCCGGTTTAGTAGTGAAGAGATATCCTCTGAAGCAATGATATCGTCCAGGCTCGATCTGCAGAGCCTGGACCAATTTCGGGGATCGACGGTCCCGGGCCGGTTTTGCAACTCGGTTTCACCGAGTAGGTCTTCGAGGTTCATGAGTACCAGTCCGGCATCCGACTTCGCGAGGAAATCCAGATGGTCTTCAAGATCAACAATATCTTTGCCCTGCCCCGAAGATGTCGCTTCGTCTCCATTGAGTATTGCCTTGGCAACTTCACGCTTGCCGGCGGCGAACGGCGGCATATCATGGGTGTTGAGTGAAGCAACCGCTTCCGCCGGTACCGGCCGGTATCCTGATGACGACAGTGGATCGGCCTCAAAAGGCATCACATAGAGCCTCCGTATGCCGTGCCGGTCCATATCGTGCCGCACCTCATCGGGGACGGTTCCAAGGTCTTCACCGACAATCTCAGCGCCGCACAGACTTGCTTCAAGGAGATGGACTGCCAGTAGATCATTAGCCGGGTAAGTGAGATAGACACCTTGCGATGCCGGCATTCCATCGGGAATAGTAAAGAGCCTGTGAAGCCCCATCACGTGATCGATCCGTAGCATTTTGCCAACAGCGAAATGATGGGCGAGATAGCGTCGCAGATAGCGGTAGTTATCGGCGCGCATGGCGTATGGCGATGGGGGAGGAAACGCCCAATCCTGGCCGGACGCTGCCAGCGGATCGGGCGGGGCGCCAACCGAAAGTCCTTGCAGGAATAGCGATGGATAACGCCAGGTGTCGAAGCCGTCGGGATGGACGCCGACCGGAAGGTCGAGCATCAGCGTAATGCCGCGTCGCCCGGCTTGATCCGAAACCTCGCGCATTTGCCCGTCCATTCGGAATTGAGCGTACAGGTGATGGCGGACGAGTGGATCAAGCAAGTCGGCTGTTGTGCCACCTGCACTACTCCTTGAGGTCTGTTCCTTCGTTCTCTCTGCGCGAAACCGGGCATAGGCGGGAGCGTCGGGATAACGTGAGAGGAAGTCTGCCCAATCCTTACTCAGTTCTCCACCGGAGGAAAAGAACCGGTCGGCCAGCATCTGGACGACCGGCCGCTTTAGTTCGAGGATTCGGTCGTAGTCGAGATACTGTCCGTTGTTTGTGGCAACTGGAGAGGACGCAAATGCAATCGCCTCAGAGGACTTGCCGGCAGTGCTCCACTCGGGCGTCCGGCGGGGATCGAGATACAGTTCATTCCAAAACAACCGGCTTAATGGCCGGTAAGGACTTGGATCGTAGGGAAGACGGTCGTCGAGTGTCAGCAGCGGTAACGTTGCCAGAACTGTCAGCCCCGACCGGTCACACAGGTCTATAAGTGGGACGAGAGCGCTTAGATCGGCAATGGCGTGAGATTCAGCGGAGTGTAAGGCGTAGAGCGGCGCGAATAGACCGGTGCGGCGACCTCCGAAGTTCCGGGTGTGTCGTTCCGGTGCGACGATTAGGAGGAATTCGGACTCGCCCTTACCCCACTTGATGCGGGCTTTGTAGTAACCGGGCGAAAGCGTCATTGGTTCCGGTAGATGCAGATCCCACCCGTCGGGTGAGTCGGGAATCGCCGTTGGCTTTAGCGGCACCGCCGGGGCAACTGCGTCGCCGGATTCTGTGGTCAGTGTCAACTGAGGCATTGACCTGGCCGGCGCCTTTGCCCGGTGCATCGTCAATCGTGATAGTGAACCATTCCAGACGACCTTTGATGCCGGTTCGACAAAATCAGGAGTGATCTTGAGTAGCGCTTCGCTTTCATCGGGCTTTTCGATTTCGACCCCGAGAGCCTGCAGAACTTTGATCAGTGCATCTGGCGCTGCGTGATGGAGAGCCCCGCCCAGGTCATGGTATGAGGTCAGGATGCCATAACGCTCCGCCATCCGGTAAAGGGGTGAAGCAGGATCCAACCGATCTTTACCCGTCCTGCTCATTCGACCGCATCGATCAACCCCAAGAGCCCGGCAAGAGGAATATCGACCCAGTCCGACCGGGTCGAGAGTTCGTAGCCGATCTCATAGATCGCGCGCTCCATAAGCAGAACGTCGAGGAGCAATTCGAGTTCCACATCATCGGGGGGAAGAAAGCCGCCCGGCGTGGCGGCTTTAAGGTATTCGCCGAGGAATGCGGAGCTCACCGATGCTTCCCAGAACCGGCCCCATTCTCTCGCGAGGCGGTGTCCTTCTTCGCCGGTCCGAATAATACCCGCCATGGTCCGTCGTCGGGCAATCTCCCAAGCATAGTGGAACGACCGCAGCATACCGGCGACGTCCTTGAGCGGCGATCTCTTAATCCGCCGTTCGCCGATCGAGCGCATCGGCTCGCCTTCGAAGTCGATTACAATGAAGTCGTTCCCCCGGCAAAGCAACTGACCCAGATGATAGTCGCCATGTATCCGAATGCGAGACGCCCGTATGCGCAGATGGCGCAGTGCCTTGAAGCGGTCGGCGATCAGCGGTTCGTAGTCGAGTGTCCGTTCAGCCAACTTGCGCGAATAAGGGGGGAGATCGTCGAGTCGGCTGCGCAAGGTCAGGAAGACCTGGTTGGTGAGCGCCAGCATCCCATGCGCCAGCGACCGCTGGTAGAGTTCTCCAAACGACTCGGGCACAAAGGAAGGGGTTCCGGACTCTGAAGCAAGTGCCAGGTGAAGTTCCGCTGTCCGAAGGCCGATCATCCGCGCCGATTCGAGGTAGGGTCCAACCAATTCGATTGCTTCGGCACCGGGTCCGTTTCGAGCCACCTTTAAGCGATCGGTGGTCGATAAGTTTGGACAACTGCGGCCCTCGGCCAGAACTTGCTCGTAAAACAGCGCAACACGGTCAATGGTGAAATGTGCGGCATCGCCCTGATTGGGAATGTATTCAAGAAGCACCCCAAGTGTTGCCGGGGCTTCACCTACTGCAGCGTATTCGATCCGTCCGAAGAGCCGCGGGGTGTTGGCATAGAGCCGCCGGGTGGTCAGAAAGGTGCCGATCTCGAGTTCCGGGTTGGCACCGTTCTCGACCCGACGAAAGAGTTTTAACACCGCCGTCTCGCCATAAGCCAAGGACGAGTTGGACTGTTCGCTCTTCATTAGGCGTCCAGTCGGCAGGGTGTCGTCGATGGAGAGCAGGGCTCGAATGCGCCGCTCCGGGGTGCACTCGATTCGACCGATACCGCCGTCGAAGTTGCGATGTTGCCGAATCGACTCGAGCATCACGGCTGCGAAATCTGAATCTACTACGGCATCGAAGAGCAGACCCGACGATTCGTCCATGCGCCTATCCGAGTGGATGCGACAAATGACCCGTTCCGGATCGGGAGTTGCCGCCGACGAAAAACCTATCGGGACTTGATAAAGTTCCGGCTCGCCTTCGGTATATTCGACTCTAATGAGGAGGAACTGCCACTGGGCGCCGGCTTCGAGGGGCACGGCATCAGCCAGCCGCACACGTTGAATCACCTTGCTCTTACCGGCGAACCAGCGTTGCTGTCCCAGCCAGCCGGCCAGAATGACCTCGAGCGCCTCACGCGACCGCCCGATCAGGACTTTGCTCCAGTGACCTTCGACAGCTATCCCGGGCAACTCGTGAATCTCCGGTACGGGTGGCGTTTCGACCCGGATGCGGGGGCGCTGCAAGTCAAACCAGTAAAACGAATGGGGCCCCATGGTGATGAAATAAGGCGCCTCTTCGATAACCGGAAATCGCGTTTGACCGAAGAGTTCGACCGGCGCGGCGCCGCGATACTCTGAGAGGTCGAGTTTTGCCGGTTGGACATATCTCGATAGGTTTGCCATCACCAGCATCGCTTCGCCGCCATAACGCCGCACAAAGGCGAGCACTTTGCGGTTGTCAGGATGGAGGAATTCGAGGTCGCCGAGCCCAAAGACGCGGTGCTTCTTGCGCAGAGCGATAAGCCGTTTCATCCACCACAAGAGAGAGTGGAGGTTGGAACTCTGCGTCTCGACGTTGACGGTTTCATAGTTATAGGCGGGGTCGATGATGACCGGCAGGAAGAGTTGTTGAGGGTTGGCGCGGCTGAAACCGGCGTTGCGGTCGCCCGACCACTGCATTGGCGTCCGGACGCCGTTGCGATCGCCGAGATAGATATTGTCCCCCATCCCAATTTCATCGCCGTAGTAAATGATCGGCGTTCCGGGAAGACTGAACAGGAGGCCGTTCATCAGTTCGATCTTACGGCGGTTATTGCCTAATAGCGGCGCCAGGCGGCGCCTGATACCGAGATTGATCCGCGCCTGAGGGTCAGAGGCATAGACCCGATACATATAGTCCCGCTCTTCGTCGGTTACCATTTCGAGGGTTAACTCGTCATGATTGCGCAGGAAGAGCGCCCACTGGCAGGCTGCCGGAATGACGGGTGTCTGCTCGAGGATTTCAATTATGGGGAAGCGGTCTTCCATCCTCACCGCCATAAAGAGGCGGGGCATCAGCGGGAAGTGAAACGCCATCTGGCATTCGTCGCCTATACCAAAGTAGGCAATGGCGTCGTCGGGCCACTGGTTGGCTTCCGCGAGCAGCATCCGGCCGGGAAACTTCTCATCGACATGTCGCCTTAGGACACGGAGGAAGTTGTGCGTTTCGGGAAGATTCTCGCAGTTGGTGCCTTCCCGTTCGTATAGATAGGGAACGGCATCGAGCCGCAAGCCATCCACACCCATTTCAAGCCAATGGTCGAGGATCCCAAAGAGTTCACGCCGGACGGCGAGGCTCTCGAAGTTCAGGTCGGGCTGATGATGATAGAACCGGTGCCAATAGTATTGCCCGGCTACCGGGTCCCAGGTCCAGTTCGATTGTTCGAAATCCTTAAAGATGATTCGCGTTTCACGGTAGCGGTCGGGAGTATCGCTCCAGACATAGTAGTCCCGATACCGACTTCCAATGGGCGAGCGGCGGGCGCGCTGGAACCAGGGATGCTGATCCGAAGTGTGGTTGAGCACCAGTTCGGTAATAACCCGCAAACCGCGTCGGTGAGCCTCCTTTAGGAATAACTTGACATCTCGAAGCGTCCCATAGTTGGGATGGATGCGGGTATAGTCGGCGATGTCGTAGCCGTCATCCCGCAGCGGCGACGGGTAGAAGGGTAGCAGCCAGATCGCCGTGATGCCGAGATCTGAGAGATAGTCGAGTTTCTTCGTCAGACCGCGAAAGTCGCCGATTCCATCGCCGCTTGAGTCGGCAAATGAGCGGACATGCGCCTCGTAGATGATCGCCTCTTTATACCACTCGGAGCCGGACATAAGTAAGGTAGATAATGATTGTGATAGTGGTGATGATGAATGGGATTCCGGGATGAGCGCGAGAATTCTCTATCGCCGGACCCTAAGGATATGCGCCGGGAGGTGATGGGGGTTCAATTCGATGTAGTTGCGCGCACCGCGCCAGGACCAAACCGATCCTGTCAGGAGGTCTTCGACTTCGAAGGCTTCATCCCAACCGATGCCGAACCGGTCAAGTGGCAGATCGACCCAGCCGATCTGGGTATTATAAGGATCGAGATTGACCGCGACGAGGATTATATTCGAGGCATCGGCGGTCCGTTTGCTGTAAAAAAGCAAGAGTGGATTGTCTATAGGATGGAGCATCAAGCCGCCTCCGGCCGACCAGTCGCTCTGCAGAGCCGGGTTTTCGCGGCGGATGCGGTTGATCTGCGTAATGAGCGGCGCTAACGACTCAGGATCTTCGAGGTTCCACTGCTTGATCTCATACTTCTCGCTCTCCCAGTATTCCTCGCTTCCCGGCTCTCTCGGTTTGGCGAGCGTTAACTCAAAAGCCGGCCCATATATGCCGTAGTTGGCGGCAGCCGTCGCCGCCAGCACGAGCCGGACGATGAATGCCGGACGTCCCCCGGTTTGGAGATATTCGTGCAGGATGTCAGGGGTGTTGGGCCAGAAATTGGGTCGGAAATACTCCCGGTGAGGCCCGTTCATCACCTCGCTCAGGTAACTCTCCAGTTCCCACTTGTCGTTGCGCCAGGTGAAGTAGGTGTAGGATTGGGTGAATCCGACCTTGGCGAGCCTTCGCATTGCTGCCGGACGGGTGAAAGCCTCCGAGAGGAAAATCAAATCGGGACGTGCCACCTTCAAATCGGAAAGCAGCCACTCCCAGAAAGCAAACGGCTTGGTGTGAGGATTGTCCACCCGGAATACGCGCACCCCCTGGTCGATCCAGTGCTCGAAGATTGACCGCATCTCGAGCCAGAGCGACTGGCGCGCCTGGCAGTCGAAGTCGAACGGGTAAATGTCCTGATACTTCTTGGGGGGATTCTCGGCATACTGAAGCGTCCCGTCGGGGCGCCTGCGAAACCACTCCGGGTGCTCAACTACATAGGGATGATCGGGGGAGCACTGCAGGGCGATGTCAAGGGCGATCTCGATGCCGTAGGACTCGCGGGCTATCTTCACAAGACGCTTGAAATCGTCCAGTGTGCCCAGTTCGGGATGAACCGCCTTATGCCCGCCTTCCCCGGCTCCAATACCCCATGGGCTTCCTGGCTCGCCGGGTTCAGCCTTGAGCGCGTTGTTGCGCCCTTTGCGATGCGTCGCACCTATGGGATGCAAAGGAGCGAAGTAGAGGATATCGAAGCCCATATTGGCAACATAGGGCAGGCGAAGGATAATGTCGTCGAAGGTACCGTGCCGACCCGATTCGAAAGCCCAGGAGCGGGGGAACATCTCATACCAGGCGCTGAAGCGCGCGAGAGGATCGTTCACCTCGACAGGAAAGGCTTTCGGCGTGCGGGTAATGGTATCGGGATCGGGATACTCTCGCGCCAGCGGCGCGGCCAGACGTCCGATGCGTAGTGCCCGCTGGAATGACTTTGCCCCCGACAGTCCACCTGGGCGCATCAACTCGTC
This Calditrichota bacterium DNA region includes the following protein-coding sequences:
- the treS gene encoding maltose alpha-D-glucosyltransferase produces the protein MSGSEWYKEAIIYEAHVRSFADSSGDGIGDFRGLTKKLDYLSDLGITAIWLLPFYPSPLRDDGYDIADYTRIHPNYGTLRDVKLFLKEAHRRGLRVITELVLNHTSDQHPWFQRARRSPIGSRYRDYYVWSDTPDRYRETRIIFKDFEQSNWTWDPVAGQYYWHRFYHHQPDLNFESLAVRRELFGILDHWLEMGVDGLRLDAVPYLYEREGTNCENLPETHNFLRVLRRHVDEKFPGRMLLAEANQWPDDAIAYFGIGDECQMAFHFPLMPRLFMAVRMEDRFPIIEILEQTPVIPAACQWALFLRNHDELTLEMVTDEERDYMYRVYASDPQARINLGIRRRLAPLLGNNRRKIELMNGLLFSLPGTPIIYYGDEIGMGDNIYLGDRNGVRTPMQWSGDRNAGFSRANPQQLFLPVIIDPAYNYETVNVETQSSNLHSLLWWMKRLIALRKKHRVFGLGDLEFLHPDNRKVLAFVRRYGGEAMLVMANLSRYVQPAKLDLSEYRGAAPVELFGQTRFPVIEEAPYFITMGPHSFYWFDLQRPRIRVETPPVPEIHELPGIAVEGHWSKVLIGRSREALEVILAGWLGQQRWFAGKSKVIQRVRLADAVPLEAGAQWQFLLIRVEYTEGEPELYQVPIGFSSAATPDPERVICRIHSDRRMDESSGLLFDAVVDSDFAAVMLESIRQHRNFDGGIGRIECTPERRIRALLSIDDTLPTGRLMKSEQSNSSLAYGETAVLKLFRRVENGANPELEIGTFLTTRRLYANTPRLFGRIEYAAVGEAPATLGVLLEYIPNQGDAAHFTIDRVALFYEQVLAEGRSCPNLSTTDRLKVARNGPGAEAIELVGPYLESARMIGLRTAELHLALASESGTPSFVPESFGELYQRSLAHGMLALTNQVFLTLRSRLDDLPPYSRKLAERTLDYEPLIADRFKALRHLRIRASRIRIHGDYHLGQLLCRGNDFIVIDFEGEPMRSIGERRIKRSPLKDVAGMLRSFHYAWEIARRRTMAGIIRTGEEGHRLAREWGRFWEASVSSAFLGEYLKAATPGGFLPPDDVELELLLDVLLMERAIYEIGYELSTRSDWVDIPLAGLLGLIDAVE
- the glgB gene encoding 1,4-alpha-glucan branching protein GlgB: MSRTGKDRLDPASPLYRMAERYGILTSYHDLGGALHHAAPDALIKVLQALGVEIEKPDESEALLKITPDFVEPASKVVWNGSLSRLTMHRAKAPARSMPQLTLTTESGDAVAPAVPLKPTAIPDSPDGWDLHLPEPMTLSPGYYKARIKWGKGESEFLLIVAPERHTRNFGGRRTGLFAPLYALHSAESHAIADLSALVPLIDLCDRSGLTVLATLPLLTLDDRLPYDPSPYRPLSRLFWNELYLDPRRTPEWSTAGKSSEAIAFASSPVATNNGQYLDYDRILELKRPVVQMLADRFFSSGGELSKDWADFLSRYPDAPAYARFRAERTKEQTSRSSAGGTTADLLDPLVRHHLYAQFRMDGQMREVSDQAGRRGITLMLDLPVGVHPDGFDTWRYPSLFLQGLSVGAPPDPLAASGQDWAFPPPSPYAMRADNYRYLRRYLAHHFAVGKMLRIDHVMGLHRLFTIPDGMPASQGVYLTYPANDLLAVHLLEASLCGAEIVGEDLGTVPDEVRHDMDRHGIRRLYVMPFEADPLSSSGYRPVPAEAVASLNTHDMPPFAAGKREVAKAILNGDEATSSGQGKDIVDLEDHLDFLAKSDAGLVLMNLEDLLGETELQNRPGTVDPRNWSRLCRSSLDDIIASEDISSLLNRIVKSRSLKESHMNSDQAAAVGSTGVRTTRQARTKSPATPASSRPEIGKSHPRFSLTDHDLYLFNEGTHYRLGEKLGSHLTSVDGLPGCRFAVWAPDADAVAVMGDFNYWSRDSHPLFPHGQSGIWEGFIPGIVQGMIYKYGIRSRHTGEQIEKADPCAIHHETPPKTGSVVWESNYTWKDSGWMKERGRRAQLAAPVAIYELHFGSWRRVPEESNRSLTFLEAASWLPEYLVALGFTHVEFLPLSEHPFYGSWGYQTTGYYAPSSRYGTPEDLMHLIDRLHQAGIGVILDWVPSHFPADGHGLYRFDGTHLYEHADARKGIHPDWDSAIFNYGRNEVRGFLISSALHWIDRFHIDGLRVDAVASMLYLDYSRKSGEWEPNPFGGRENLEAIDFLRRLNAEIYAEYPDVQTIAEESTSWPMVSRPNYVGGLGFGYKWDMGWMHDILDYATRDPIHRRFHHNALTFRMLYAFHENFILPLSHDEVVHGKGSLLAKMPGDLWQKFANLRLLLTALYTQPGKKLLFMGSEIAPWSEWNHETSLDWHLLQYPSHDGIWKLVADLNRIYRAEPALYEWDADPAGFEWIDCNDADSSSISFIRWAHEWRECIIVVLNWTPILRHDYRVGVPYSGQWSELLNSDSSYYYGSGQGNLGAVYTTGEPFHGRPDSLLLTLPPLGGVVLKWRK
- a CDS encoding alpha-1,4-glucan--maltose-1-phosphate maltosyltransferase, which encodes MSDRSEIGSGQRVVIENVSPAVDGGRFPIKRTAGEVVVVEADILADGHDPVAGRIVLTDEKGKVLTAPCLEVLGNDRFRGEFTLGGPGRYHYAIEGWIDHFSGWLAQFQKRIEGGSADNVDLEIGTLILRETAGRAPKRIAGRLTRASDELMRPGGLSGAKSFQRALRIGRLAAPLAREYPDPDTITRTPKAFPVEVNDPLARFSAWYEMFPRSWAFESGRHGTFDDIILRLPYVANMGFDILYFAPLHPIGATHRKGRNNALKAEPGEPGSPWGIGAGEGGHKAVHPELGTLDDFKRLVKIARESYGIEIALDIALQCSPDHPYVVEHPEWFRRRPDGTLQYAENPPKKYQDIYPFDFDCQARQSLWLEMRSIFEHWIDQGVRVFRVDNPHTKPFAFWEWLLSDLKVARPDLIFLSEAFTRPAAMRRLAKVGFTQSYTYFTWRNDKWELESYLSEVMNGPHREYFRPNFWPNTPDILHEYLQTGGRPAFIVRLVLAATAAANYGIYGPAFELTLAKPREPGSEEYWESEKYEIKQWNLEDPESLAPLITQINRIRRENPALQSDWSAGGGLMLHPIDNPLLLFYSKRTADASNIILVAVNLDPYNTQIGWVDLPLDRFGIGWDEAFEVEDLLTGSVWSWRGARNYIELNPHHLPAHILRVRR